One genomic window of Coffea eugenioides isolate CCC68of chromosome 1, Ceug_1.0, whole genome shotgun sequence includes the following:
- the LOC113768133 gene encoding uncharacterized protein LOC113768133: MPEPNPEPGVDPNVQVAAAIQCMTDLLDHVAEYQGQNPINQPENPGNHVKGEDRALERFQKFSPPKFIRGPDPDVAEKWLEKMIDIFAALHYMEERQKKKEDEFIQLRQGAQTVAEYESHFTRLSKFAPELIVTEQRQIRWFVQGLNVEIQKDLEVAQINTFGNAVEKVLRVENARLQVRNFQAKKSTIPENSLGKGDKSTPLKLGRGTGGVRLPGMSRGAP, encoded by the exons atgccCGAGCCCAATCCTGAACCGGGAGTGGATCCTAACGTTCAGGTAGCTGCCGCTATCCAATGCATGACCGACCTTTTGGATCACGTAGCAGAATATCAGGGCCAAAATCCTATTAATCAGCCGGAAAACCCTGGTAATCATGTAAAaggtgaggatagagccctcgaacgatttcagaagttctccccaccgaaATTCATTAGAGGACCAGACCCAGACGTGGCCGAGaagtggttggagaagatgattgacATTTTCGCTGCTTTGCACTATATggaggagagacag AAGAAAaaggaggatgagtttattcaACTTCGTCAGGGAGCTCAAACTGTagcggaatatgagagccacTTCACTAGATTATCTAAATTCGCTCCCGAACTTATTGTGACTGAGCAGAGGCAAATAAGGTGGTTTGTTCAGGGGCTGAATGTAGAGATTCAAAAGGACCTAGAGGTAGCCCAGATTAACACATTTGGCAATGCTGTGGAGAAAGTCCTgcgagttgaaaatgcgagattacaagttagaaattttcaagcaaagaaaaGCACTATTCCTGAAAATAGCTTAGGGAAAGGGGATAAGAGCACACCTCTTAAGCTTGGAAGGGGTACCGGAGGAGTACGACTACCGGGGATGTCAAGAGGTGCCCCATAG
- the LOC113768144 gene encoding uncharacterized protein LOC113768144, giving the protein MPEPNPEPGVDPDVQVVAAIQRMTDLLAHVVEQQDQNPINQSGNPGNHVKGEDRALERFHKFSPPKFIGGPDPDVAEKWLEKMIDIFAALHYMEERQEKKEDEFIQLRQGAQTVAEYESHFPKLFKFAPELIMTVQRRIRRFVQGLNIEIQKDLAVVQINTFSDTVEKALRVENTRLQVRNFQAKKRAIPENSLGKRDKSTPLKFGRGTGGVRLPGMSRGAPQGGSTSASRGPCGYCEKLNHPEDICWKKARKCLRCGSADHQIANCPVLPREGSENRQSTKTNLG; this is encoded by the exons ATGCCTGAGCCCAATCCTGAACCAGGAGTGGATCCTGACGTTCAGGTAGTTGCCGCTATCCAACGCATGACCGACCTTTTGGCTCACGTAGTAGAACAACAGGACCAAAATCCTATTAATCAGTCgggaaaccctggtaatcatGTAAAAggtgaggatagagctctcgaacgatttcatAAGTTCTCCCCACCGAAATTCATTGGAGGACCGGACCCAGACGTGGCCGAGaagtggttggagaagatgattgacATTTTTGCTGCTTTACACTATATggaggagagacag GAGAAGaaggaggatgagtttattcaACTACGCCAGGGAGCTCAAACTGTagcggaatatgagagccacTTCCCTAAATTATTTAAGTTCGCTCCTGAACTTATTATGACTGTGCAGAGGCGAATAAGGCGGTTTGTTCAGGGGCTGAATATAGAGATTCAAAAGGATCTAGCGGTGGTCCAGATTAACACATTTAGCGATACTGTGGAGAAAGCCTTGCGAGTTGAAAATACgaggttacaagttagaaatttcCAAGCAAAGAAAAGGGCTATTCCTGAAAATAGCTTAGGGAAAAGGGATAAGAGTACACCTCTTAAGTTTGGAAGGGGTACTGGAGGAGTACGACTACCAGGGATGTCAAGAGGTGCCCCACAGGGAGGCTCGACCTCTGCTTCCCGTGGTCCCTGTGGGTACTGTGAGAAACTGAATCACCCGGAGGATATTTGCTGGAAGAAAGCGAGGAAATGCCTACGTTGTGGGAGTGCAGATCATCAGATCGCTAATTGCCCAGTCCTACCTAGAGAAGGGAGTGAGAACCGACAGTCTACCAAGACCAACCTTGGATAG